A single region of the Anguilla rostrata isolate EN2019 chromosome 11, ASM1855537v3, whole genome shotgun sequence genome encodes:
- the LOC135234741 gene encoding leukocyte surface antigen CD53-like isoform X1, with the protein MVQQSCVRCLKNTMCFLNFLCWLCGAFVVAFGIFMMMNSRFSSLITSFWPIYPANTLVVTGTIVTCVSYLGFLGALRENRCMLISFFILLFILMLVELAMACIMLVYNREIDTFFEKDLLHSLESYKQSSEMGNETLREDFDAVQSIFRCCGVHGVSDWEGHIPISCCTTDPCLSHPQKSWQEGCHMKLRNWFARNFLSTGAGVVTMFIIQSVWARIQVNTTHTVCFPAVCGQSQKCIHLPITEENLDKRFGIDGKPKWFEKKLMKCPDC; encoded by the exons ATGGTTCAGCAAAGCTGTGTACGCTGTCTGAAGAACACCATGTGTTTTCTCAACTTTCTTTGCTGG CTGTGCGGTGCATTCGTGGTAGCGTTTGGAATCTTCATGATGATGAACTCCAGGTTCAGCTCACTCATCACCTCCTTCTGGCCAATCTACCCAGCCAACACCCTGGTGGTCACCGGCACCATCGTCACCTGCGTGTCTTACTTGGGTTTCCTGGGAGCCCTGCGGGAAAACCGCTGTATGCTCATCTCT TTTTTCATTCTGCTCTTTATCCTGATGCTGGTGGAGCTAGCCATGGCCTGCATCATGCTGGTGTACAACAGGGAG ATAGACACATTCTTTGAAAAAGACCTCCTGCACAGCCTGGAATCGTACAAGCAGTCGTCAGAAATGGGCAACGAGACGCTCAGAGAGGACTTCGACGCTGTCCAGAGCATT TTCAGGTGCTGTGGAGTCCACGGTGTCTCTGACTGGGAAGGACACATACCCATCTCATGCTGCACTACAGACCCCTGTCTCAGCCACCCTCAGAAGAGCTGGCAAGAG ggctgcCACATGAAGCTGAGGAACTGGTTTGCAAGGAACTTTCTGAGCACTGGAGCTGGAGTTGTCACTATGTTTATCATTCAG TCGGTCTGGGCTCGGATACAAGTGAACACAACGCACACAGTCTGCTTCCCTGCTGTCTGTGGCCAATCACAGAAGTGTATCCATTTACCAATCACAGAAGAGAATCTGGATAAGCGCTTCGGAATCGATGGGAAACCGAAATGGTTtgaaaagaaattaatgaagtGTCCTGACTGTTGA
- the LOC135234741 gene encoding leukocyte surface antigen CD53-like isoform X2 — protein MVQQSCVRCLKNTMCFLNFLCWLCGAFVVAFGIFMMMNSRFSSLITSFWPIYPANTLVVTGTIVTCVSYLGFLGALRENRCMLISFFILLFILMLVELAMACIMLVYNREIDTFFEKDLLHSLESYKQSSEMGNETLREDFDAVQSIFRCCGVHGVSDWEGHIPISCCTTDPCLSHPQKSWQEGCHMKLRNWFARNFLSTGAGVVTMFIIQFLCLCFTVPLFCRLSRSGLGYK, from the exons ATGGTTCAGCAAAGCTGTGTACGCTGTCTGAAGAACACCATGTGTTTTCTCAACTTTCTTTGCTGG CTGTGCGGTGCATTCGTGGTAGCGTTTGGAATCTTCATGATGATGAACTCCAGGTTCAGCTCACTCATCACCTCCTTCTGGCCAATCTACCCAGCCAACACCCTGGTGGTCACCGGCACCATCGTCACCTGCGTGTCTTACTTGGGTTTCCTGGGAGCCCTGCGGGAAAACCGCTGTATGCTCATCTCT TTTTTCATTCTGCTCTTTATCCTGATGCTGGTGGAGCTAGCCATGGCCTGCATCATGCTGGTGTACAACAGGGAG ATAGACACATTCTTTGAAAAAGACCTCCTGCACAGCCTGGAATCGTACAAGCAGTCGTCAGAAATGGGCAACGAGACGCTCAGAGAGGACTTCGACGCTGTCCAGAGCATT TTCAGGTGCTGTGGAGTCCACGGTGTCTCTGACTGGGAAGGACACATACCCATCTCATGCTGCACTACAGACCCCTGTCTCAGCCACCCTCAGAAGAGCTGGCAAGAG ggctgcCACATGAAGCTGAGGAACTGGTTTGCAAGGAACTTTCTGAGCACTGGAGCTGGAGTTGTCACTATGTTTATCATTCAG TTCCTCTGCCTGTGTTTCACTGTTCCCTTGTTCTGTCGCCTCAGTCGGTCTGGGCTCGGATACAAGTGA